TACATTAATTCATTCATCTGGGGCGTACAGTACAGCTCTCGATCATGATCATCATCATGAATCAATATCGATCGTTGATCAATATCATGATAATCATCTATCATATATGAACATCAAAACTCAATTCAATCTCTAGCTAATTCCTCATCATTCTAAGGGCTAGAGCATGAAGCTCACCCAACTCACCATTGCTTGGTCTCTTCCTCGAacaagcagcagcagcagcttgGACAAGGTAATAATCCTCAGCTGAAACTACTGATCTGCCGCTTTCTATCTCCTGATGATGAGCGCCGCggccgccaccgccaccgccgTTCATCATCAAATCACTACCGTTTTGGTCCACTGAGTCCAGCGAGCTCTGAGGCGAAATTGGGTAGTTGTTCACGTAAGTACTATTACTATTATTGTTGAGATACAAGTTATTCGTTGCTGATGATGATCCATACTGATTCATAATGTTGTTCTCTAAATGATGATGAGTAGTACTACTCCTTGAATGATCATTATAACTTTGAGCTAGTTGAGCCTTCGCTTGCACCAGTTGTGCTTGCAGACATGCCAcctatcatatatatatacatattacatGTGATGTTGATgttgatgtatatatatatatatataaatagagatcattttccaaaaaattatcaaaaaagTTACAATATTTCAGTACCTGTTGTTGCAGGGCAAAAATGTGAGCAACGCAGCCATAAACAGGGTCTCTAATCCTGGCTTGAGCTTCGTAGGCAATGGTAACCACAGCTTCACAGCGATCAGGAACCGGCACGTGTAACAAGAGCTTAGACACATTGCTAGCTCCGAACACTTTGTGTATGGCGGCGAACCGAGCAGGGCCTTGCTCCGAGCAGAAGTATGGGGCGAATATGCAGTCGGCGGCGCACTTCCGCCGAAGGAACTTGCACGCACCGCACGGTGACCCTGCTGAACCGGTCCCAGTAGTCGCCGAAGCCATCTAGAGAGACTATACTATATATTATATACTAtattactactactgcttctaGTAGTACTAGTTGTTATTATTATGATCTAAAGAGAGAGTGCTTTGGAGAAGAGTAAGAAagtagttatattaaaaattttgaGGCACACGGATATACTAGGAAACGGTGCAACCTCAAACTTAAAATTGTGTTAAAGGGAATAATATGATAAATGGGGAGGTGGGTTCAGTGGAGTGGGGCATATCATTACATATATATAACTTAATAACTAtatgtgtataaatatatatatataaaaatataactaTTGTGGTTAAGGAGCAGAAAGTGGTGGAGGGGTTCTTATATAAGGGTAGGCATTAGGCAAAAGCAAAGCAAAAGTAAAAAGAAGAATGGGAAACAATGAAGGCCCATTGTGCAGGGTTTACAGGGAACATTTTTTTAATGGGGTAGACCGACTTTAGTTTCGTATTGTTATTTTGCTTAGTTTGATATTATtgttattcttttttcttttttttttcttttgttattgtTGAGTTTGAGTTTTTGGGTTTGAATTGGTGAGTTTGTGTGAAATTTTCCGCCGAACGCCGCACCTGGGAACTGCTGCTGCTTGTCGTTTTGTGTGTGGAGTTGTTTGAGTTTGAGTGGCTTATGCGTAAACGCCTACCGACAACCACTAATTTGGATATACACCCTTcggcatatatatataaataatttaattacaaaccaaaaatATGAACATTTATTATAATgtggtttattattattactaattCTAGATGAGTTGTTTGATTAAAACCGAAGAAAATTGAAAATGTTGATTACTACTTTCATGGAATTAAAGTTGGTCCAAACGCATCTGCAAGGGTTCTCAAGTTAGTGAAATAATAAAACAAGGCAAAGTAAAAGTAGTAGTAGTCCTAATCTTCTAGATTAATATGTACCTGAAGCCGAAGGTTTTTAATAAAGTGAGTTAGGAcaaaataaatgtatataataacaataaacaaCTCATTAAGTGGCAACAATTGAGACTACTTTTAAGTGAGgccatcattttttttttcagaatgcACATCAACTCATTAAGTGGCAAAATAGTTTAGACCTTTCTCGTTGATGACCTTGAAAATTTGATGACCATAGAAATCCCATTAAATAACACTATCCATGGCCGTTGTTGCCTTTACTCAATGGCCTCTCTTTATTGGCCTCTTTTTCCAGCGTTGTTTGCAACGAAACACTGCCATAGATGTGATGTTATTTACTTCAACAATCTTAATAAGAAATCTTTAAAATGAAACTTTTATCTATAATACCGAGTTTTAACTCGTTTGCCTTTAATAGGTGAAAAGTACTTAGTTTTGAGTTGAACTCTATCGTAAGAACAAAAGTAGGacaaaattaaaagagaaatgagTGCTAAGAAAACTCTATTTAGTTTTCTATTTTATAGTGTTTCGTGTTATTGTTTGACAAATgaaaaacttttaaaatataaaatatctcTTGGTAACGTAATATTGAGAAGAAGCCAAAAGAGAAACTAACACTGCACGAGAGTAATCGTCATTGTAACAAAGGAAAATGGCTGTTTGCGACAAGAAAATATATTCTCATGTCATGCTTAGCTTCCTTGCCAACCGCCATGAATGATCAATGTGAAGCAATTAGCTCTTTTCTATCTCACCAAAACCATGACATAGGCTTACATTTATAACCAAGTCAATCTAAGAACATGGCAAAATCTGCAAGCTGGCAACTGAACTGGATATACATGAACTATACATATTCATACACACCTATATTGGGAAAAGTGCAAAATCTCCATTCAGATCTACTTCAACATTGAAGCAATGGTGAATTGTACAACTTTTGGTTAATCTATGGGAGTTTCAGTTTCTAATAAAGACACAGTTCTTAATGACCATTATGACTGTCTGTCACCACTAACACCTAAAGTGAAATTGATTTTGTAAAGGAAAAGAAATAGAGCAAACGGTCATTTTCAACTATGCCACATGAGCTCTCCACAAAATATGGATGAAAAGTGGGAAAGAACAAAAAATATGTATGTATTAACAAACAAGGATGAAACCCCATGTGTACCATGACACGTGTAAATATAATCATAGTAGCTGTCTTTGACTAGTCAAAATATACATGGATTGGTATGTCATTGAATACAGCCTTTGGATTTTCTTAATTGACAATGGCCGTGCACGGTTATGCCTCCTGGTTCAGAGGTCAAACTGGAAAGACAAGTGGGGCAAAAACTTTATTTAAGCTAGCTTGTACATCACGGCAAGTTGTACTTAGTAAAGAAGACATGAAACTGATGGTGTTCCAACCAGTCTATTGATAAAGATTCAGTAACCAAGCAAAGAGCAGGAGCTGAATATCATATGTTTTGTAATTAGTGGAGATCTTACATTTAGATTAATATATTGTGTTTTCATTGCAATCAGAGGAGAAGATATCAGGAAGCAAAATGATCATTAAAACGCATAATTCCACCCCAGTAATGCTGGGTCAGGAAGGAATTGCTGAAAATTTGACACTTTTGTTCATCAAGTACAAAACACCCTTTACATATTACTAGAAGTAAAAGCCGATAGATCTCAAGCAAACCCCAAAATGAGATCTAAATCAAGATGTGGGAAACCCAGAAGACTACAATTCATCGAAACTGTTCTGTACACTATGAACAAAGTTATGACCAACCGTTTTACCATCCTCCTTACCTCTTGTGATGAAACCTTACCTTCAGTAAGTACTGCATCTTAACCTGTTCACATAAACAACCTTTGAGAGTTGGTATATAAAACAACCAATGAGTATGAGCATTAGGCCCCACAAGGGACAACCACAAACTATGAGAAGAATAATGTCATAAGCTGCCTTAACATGTAGCAAAGGCGAAGCAAGCGATAAAGAATATAGCATTCTACTTACTTGAGCAGTATTATAAACTATGTACTCATTGTACATCAGCTCGGAGGCTTTGACATTTGACGGCACGGGTTTTCCACAAGGCACAACAACATCATCCTTCCACTTCACATATTCAGACTGCTGAGGTACCTTCTTGCCAAGTCCTTTTGTGGAGTGCTTTCCTTGAGGAGGTTTATCCATATACTGAATGATAGGAGGACTCAATTAGTCTAAAGAACGGGAGTTAAAGAGTGCATCACTGTGATGCTGAAAAACTTAACTTCCATTCATATACCACCAGACCAAAGAAAACACCAATCACCCACATAATCTACAGCTTTACTCATGTCAGTTTCCAATTATCATAATACAAGCTTCAATGGGTGTATCCATGACATGAAGTTAATAAATGAGTTAAAATCTATTATAAGAAGCACTAGACATACATCCAAACCAAATGCACAAACTAAATTAATGGAGTCCCAGTTCACCTTAGCTTTCTTGAGCTCATAGACCTCCCCTAGAGCAACTTCACTTAGAAGCATGAGACCAACAGGACTTTTTCTATCAGTATAGCAGTACTGAGCACTCTTACTGACAAGGTCAGCAAAATAAACACCCTTGCCAAACTGtattccaaaagaaaaaaaaaatgtatattttagtATTCTGAAAAAGCAGCAAGGCAGAATGTTAGGCAGCACACATGCACAAAGAGGATAAGAGAGTGAATAA
The genomic region above belongs to Humulus lupulus chromosome 1, drHumLupu1.1, whole genome shotgun sequence and contains:
- the LOC133812789 gene encoding LOB domain-containing protein 16 — encoded protein: MASATTGTGSAGSPCGACKFLRRKCAADCIFAPYFCSEQGPARFAAIHKVFGASNVSKLLLHVPVPDRCEAVVTIAYEAQARIRDPVYGCVAHIFALQQQVACLQAQLVQAKAQLAQSYNDHSRSSTTHHHLENNIMNQYGSSSATNNLYLNNNSNSTYVNNYPISPQSSLDSVDQNGSDLMMNGGGGGGRGAHHQEIESGRSVVSAEDYYLVQAAAAACSRKRPSNGELGELHALALRMMRN